Proteins encoded in a region of the Tripterygium wilfordii isolate XIE 37 chromosome 21, ASM1340144v1, whole genome shotgun sequence genome:
- the LOC119988686 gene encoding arogenate dehydratase/prephenate dehydratase 1, chloroplastic-like gives MALRAGLPTWVCGMSAHYPDFDFRWCGFGFNLRWKPKAKWECCCLDVLAQRAITPIEDEKPVTSPEVQQESPKTIHRQFHKDLNLLPKPLSATDLSSSPDGSSKVRVAYQGIPGAYSEAAALKAYPKCETVPCEQFEAAFQAVELWLVDKAILPIENSVGGSIHRNYDLLLHHRLYIVGEVRMAVNHCLLGLPGVQIKELKRALSHPQALAQCEMTLSNLGIIRVGADDTAGAAKIIAAGASRDTGAVASARAAEIYGLDIIAEKIQDDEDNITRFLILSREPTIPGTGREYKTSIVFTLEEGPGILFKALAAFTLRGISLTKIESRPRRKYPLRVVNDPCKGSAKYFHYLFYIDLEASMAEPRTQNALTHLQEIATFIRILGCYPVDNTIS, from the exons ATGGCTTTGAGAGCAGGTTTGCCCACCTGGGTTTGTGGTATGTCTGCGCATTATCCTGATTTTGATTTTAGGTGGTGTGGGTTTGGTTTCAATTTGAGATGGAAACCGAAAGCCAAGTGGGAATGCTGTTGTTTGGATGTTTTGGCTCAGAGGGCTATCACTCCCATTGAAGATGAGAAGCCTGTCACTTCTCCTGAGGTGCAGCAAGAATCTCCAAAGACGATTCACCGGCAGTTTCACAAGGATTTGAATTTACTTCCTA AGCCCTTATCTGCGACAGATCTTTCTTCTTCGCCTGATGGTAGTTCAAAAGTGAGGGTTGCCTACCAG GGAATACCAGGTGCATATAGCGAGGCTGCTGCCCTAAAGGCTTACCCAAAATGTGAGACTGTCCCGTGCGAACAGTTTGAAGCTGCATTCCAG GCCGTTGAACTGTGGTTAGTGGATAAAGCAATTCTCCCCATTGAGAATTCGGTTGGTGGTAGCATCCACCGTAATTATGATTTACTCCTTCATCATAGGCTATACATAGTTGGGGAGGTTCGGATGGCCGTTAACCATTGCCTTCTGGGATTGCCTGGTGTTCAGATTAAGGAGTTAAAACGTGCCTTGAGCCATCCCCAG GCGCTTGCCCAATGTGAGATGACTCTTAGCAACTTGGGAATTATCAGAGTTGGCGCTGATGACACTGCTGGCGCTGCTAAG ATCATAGCTGCTG GTGCCTCTAGAGATACTGGAGCTGTTGCCAGTGCTCGAGCTGCAGAAATCTATGGGCTTGACATTATTGCCGAAAAAATCCAG GATGATGAGGATAACATTACTCGTTTTCTGATATTGTCAAGAGAGCCTACCATACCGGGAACTGGAAGGGAATATAAG ACTAGCATCGTCTTCACTTTGGAAGAAGGCCCTGGTATTTTGTTCAAAGCATTGGCGGCGTTCACTTTAAGGGGAATCAGTTTAACTAAG ATTGAGAGCCGCCCAAGAAGAAAATACCCTTTACGGGTTGTGAATGATCCTTGCAAAGGAAGTGCCAA GTACTTCCACTATCTCTTTTACATAGACTTGGAAGCTTCTATGGCGGAGCCTCGAACCCAAAATGCTTTAACACATTTGCAG GAAATTGCAACATTTATTCGAATCCTTGGTTGCTACCCAGTGGATAATACTATAAGTTGA
- the LOC119988684 gene encoding uncharacterized protein LOC119988684 has translation MAEGTRLKALDDAIRRLQEASSVHESSLGSLQSALVELTQVTTDQKTFVHELTNRVTAMDGRLEQVLRLAQASLSTLSSPSAVTVSTTTGAPAPAPASPIAAPPLAAYTTASMGVFPPGSVRLDFPRFDGTNPLDWVSKAEQFFHLFQTNETQKVEIASYHFDGPAWQWFQWATSAHPFPSWSDFARAIEIRFGEDISMDFVVGLPASGGKTALLVVIDRLTKYAHFCPLPSHYTSTMVAAVFVRDIIKLHGLPRSIVTDRDPLFLSTFWQEVFKLQGTKLNMSSAYHPQTDGQTEVLNRCLEMYLRCFVQDNPAHWLKFLPWAEYSYNTAYHTASGMTPFQALYGRLPPLIQKYFPGSTTCDAVDHELITRDELLRLLKTNLQRAQLRMKNQADQHRREVQFEVGDLVFIRLQPYRQLSLRLRRDQKLGPRYFGPFPIIQKVGAVAYRLELPVSAKIHPVFHVSVLKRCVGNPEQQSIPLPLLTVPSGPVVKPIAILSQREVVRQGQLIPQVLVQWENLLQEDATWEDLALVSKQFPNLNLEDKVLTDQGSIVMRPDNTGKVLEAIAGNDDVDIPTAESKGIADIDGRRRKMVRERNRPNHLRDYV, from the exons ATGGCTGAAGGGACTCGTCTCAAAGCCCTGGACGACGCTATTCGCCGTCTTCAAGAAGCCTCCTCCGTTCATGAGTCGTCATTAGGGTCTCTTCAATCTGCGTTGGTGGAGCTGACTCAGGTCACGACAGATCAGAAAACTTTCGTTCACGAGTTAACCAACCGTGTTACCGCGATGGATGGCCGTTTGGAACAGGTTCTTCGTCTGGCTCAGGCTTCTCTTTCTACACTCAGCAGTCCTTCTGCTGTGACTGTTTCCACAACCACGggtgctcctgctcctgctcctgcttcTCCGATAGCCGCTCCTCCTCTAGCGGCGTATACCACCGCCTCCATGGGAGTTTTTCCACCGGGATCTGTTCGCTTAGATTTCCCTCGCTTTGACGGCACAAATCCTCTGGATTGGGTTTCGAAGGCAGAACAATTTTTTCATCTCTTTCAGACAAATGAAACTCAGAAGGTGGAAATCGCTTCTTATCACTTTGATGGTCCTGCTTGGCAGTGGTTTCAATGGGCCACCTCGGCTCACCCATTTCCTTCTTGGTCTGATTTTGCTCGTGCCATTGAGATTCGCTTTG GGGAAGATATATCCATGGACTTTGTGGTTGGGTTACCTGCTTCAGGGGGCAAAACAGCCTTGCTTGTGGTGATTGACAGATTAACCAAATACGCCCATTTTTGCCCATTACCCAGTCATTATACTAGCACTATGGTAGCCGCTGTTTTTGTTAGGGACATCATTAAACTGCATGGACTTCCACGTTCAATTGTTACTGATCGGGATCCACTATTTTTGAGTACATTTTGGCAAGAAGTTTTCAAATTACAAGGCACAAAGCTGAATATGAGCAGTGCTTATCATCCGCAAACGGATGGCCAAACAGAGGTTTTAAATCGTTGCTTAGAAATGTATCTTCGCTGTTTTGTACAAGACAACCCGGCGCATTGGCTTAAATTTCTACCATGGGCAGAGTATTCATACAACACGGCTTACCATACTGCTTCAGGTATGACGCCGTTTCAAGCCCTCTATGGTCGACTGCCACCTCTAATTCAGAAGTATTTTCCAGGTTCCACAACCTGTGACGCTGTTGATCATGAACTTATCACACGAGATGAATTGTTGCGTCTTCTAAAAACTAATTTGCAGCGCGCGCAACTTCGCATGAAAAATCAAGCTGACCAGCATCGGCGTGAGGTTCAGTTTGAAGTAGGCGATTTGGTTTTTATTCGGCTTCAACCATATCGTCAGCTGTCACTGCGGTTGCGCCGTGACCAGAAGTTGGGTCCTCGATATTTTGGTCCTTTTCCTATCATTCAAAAGGTTGGGGCAGTGGCCTATCGTTTGGAATTGCCGGTGTCAGCTAAAATCCATCCGGTCTTCCATGTTTCTGTTCTTAAACGATGTGTGGGAAACCCAGAGCAGCAGTCTATTCCACTTCCATTGTTGACAGTACCTTCGGGGCCAGTTGTGAAACCAATTGCCATACTCAGTCAGAGAGAAGTTGTACGCCAAGGACAGTTAATACCGCAGGTTTTGGTGCAGTGGGAGAATTTGCTGCAGGAAGATGCTACTTGGGAAGATTTGGCCCTTGTGTCTAAGCAATTTCCTAACTTgaaccttgaggacaaggttcTCACTGACCAGGGGAGTATTGTCATGAGGCCAGATAATACGGGGAAGGTTCTGGAAGCAATAGCTGGAAATGATGACGTGGACATTCCTACAGCAGAATCAAAAGGGATCGCTGATATTGATGGAAGGAGGAGAAAGATGGTTCGTGAAAGGAATAGGCCTAACCATCTAAGGGACTACGTGTAG
- the LOC119988687 gene encoding lactoylglutathione lyase GLX1-like translates to MAEAAPVNAELLEWPKKDKRRFLHAVYRVGDLDRTIKFYTECFGMKLLRKRDVPEEKYSNAFLGFGPEESHFVVELTYNYGVTSYDIGTGFGHFAIATEDVYKMVENIRAKGGNITREPGPVKGGSTVIAFVKDPDGYIFELIQRGGTPEPLCQVMLRVGDLERSIKFYEKALGMKVVKMTDKPEYKYTIAMLGYAEEHETTVLELTYNYGVTEYTKGNAYAQVAISTDDVYKSGEVVNVVTQELGGKITRQAGPIPGINTKIVSFLDPDGWKTVLVDNEDFLSELHKQE, encoded by the exons ATGGCTGAGGCTGCACCAGTTAATGCTGAATTGTTGGAATGGCCAAAGAAAGATAAGCGTCGGTTCCTTCATGCCGTGTACCGTGTTGGTGATCTAGATCGCACAATCAA GTTTTATACTGAATGTTTTGGAATGAAGCTTTTGAGGAAACGAGATGTTCCAGAGGAGAAGTACTCCAATGCTTTTCTTGGTTTTGGCCCAGAAGAGTCTCATTTTGTTGTTGAGCTAACATACA ATTATGGGGTAACCTCATATGATATTGGAACTGGTTTTGGGCATTTTGCAATTGCAACTGAAGAT GTTTACAAAATGGTTGAGAACATCCGGGCCAAGGGTGGCAATATCACTAGGGAGCCTGGTCCGGTTAAAGGTGGATCAACTGTTATTGCCTTTGTGAAGGATCCTGATGGTTATATTTTTGAGCTCATCCAAAGAGGTGGCACACCTGAGCCTCTCTGCCAAGTAATGCTTCGTGTTGGAGATCTGGAACGCTCAATCAAATTCTACGAGAAG GCCTTGGGGATGAAGGTAGTAAAGATGACTGATAAACCTGAATACAAG TACACAATTGCCATGCTGGGCTATGCAGAGGAGCATGAGACCACTGTTCTTGAGTTGACTTACAATTATGGTGTGACTGAGTACACCAAGGGAAATGCATATGCACAG GTTGCTATCAGTACTGATGATGTGTACAAAAGTGGTGAGGTGGTTAACGTGGTCACGCAAGAGCTTGGAGGAAAGATTACTCGGCAAGCTGGGCCAATTCCTGGGATTAACACCAAAATTGTCTCTTTCCTGGATCCTGATGGCTGGAAGACT GTCCTGGTTGACAATGAAGATTTTCTGAGTGAACTTCACAAGCAGGAGTGA
- the LOC119989640 gene encoding 5'-adenylylsulfate reductase 2, chloroplastic-like isoform X1 has protein sequence MASLISSSSTAISGSNFARSGASYELKVSQIGSFRVSDRPRAHNLSHRRLSVKALNAEPKRSDSVAPLAATAIAAPPAELEEKIEVEDYDQLAKELENASPLEIMDKALEKFGNDIAIAFSGAEDVALIEYAHLTGRPFRVFSLDTGRLNPETYQFFDKVEKHYGIRIEYMFPDAVEVQALVRNKGLYSFYEDGHQECCRVRKVRPLRRALKGLRAWITGQRKDQSPGTRSEIPIVQVDPVFEGMDGGIGSLVKWNPAANVDGKDIWNFLRAMNIPVNSLHLQGYVSIGCEPCTRPVLPGQHEREGRWWWEDAKAKECGLHKGNLKLDDAAQLNGNGNGAAKANGTATIPDIFNSQNLVTLSRTGIENLAKLEERKEPWIVVLYAPWCQFCQAMEGSYVELAEKLAGSGVKVGKFRADGEHKEFAKQELQLGSFPTVLFFPKHSSRPIKYPSEKRDVDSLMAFVNALR, from the exons ATGGCGTCTCTTATCTCGTCTTCTTCTACTGCGATTTCTGGTTCCAATTTTGCACGTTCTGGTGCCTCCTACGAGCTTAAAg tttcGCAGATTGGTTCGTTCCGGGTATCAGACCGACCGCGTGCTCACAATCTGTCTCATCGACGGTTGTCTGTGAAGGCGCTGAATGCAGAGCCCAAACGGAGCGATTCGGTTGCTCCTCTTGCAGCGACCGCCATTGCTGCTCCTCCTG CagaattggaagaaaaaataGAGGTGGAGGACTATGATCAATTGGCCAAGGAGCTCGAGAACGCCTCTCCTCTCGAAATCATGGATAAAGCGCTAGAAAAATTCGGCAACGACATCGCTATTGCTTTCAG TGGTGCTGAAGATGTTGCTCTTATAGAGTATGCACATTTAACTGGCCGGCCTTTTAGAGTGTTCAGCTTGGATACTGGTAGATTGAACCCAGAAACTTATCAATTCTTCGACAAAGTTGAGAAGCACTACGGCATTCGGATTGAGTACATGTTCCCTGATGCTGTGGAAGTTCAAGCCTTAGTAAGGAACAAGGGGCTGTACTCTTTCTATGAGGATGGACACCAAGAGTGCTGCCGTGTGAGGAAGGTGAGACCTCTTAGGAGGGCTCTTAAGGGGCTGCGAGCCTGGATCACCGGTCAGAGGAAGGATCAGTCCCCTGGTACCCGATCTGAAATTCCCATTGTTCAGGTTGACCCAGTTTTTGAAGGTATGGATGGTGGAATTGGCAGCTTAGTGAAGTGGAACCCGGCAGCAAATGTTGATGGAAAAGACATCTGGAACTTCCTTCGAGCCATGAACATTCCTGTTAATTCATTGCATTTACAAGGGTATGTCTCAATTGGTTGTGAACCATGCACAAGACCAGTCCTTCCAGGGCAGCACGAGAGAGAAGGACGATGGTGGTGGGAGGATGCCAAGGCAAAGGAGTGCGGACTTCACAAAGGAAATCTTAAACTGGATGATGCTGCCCAACTCAATGGCAATGGAAATGGAGCTGCCAAAGCCAATGGAACTGCCACAATTCCTGATATTTTCAATTCACAGAATTTGGTCACCTTGAGCAGGACTGGAATTGAAAATTTGGCAAAgcttgaagaaagaaaagaaccaTGGATTGTTGTGCTCTATGCACCATGGTGCCAATTCTGCCAGGCAATGGAAGGATCGTATGTTGAATTGGCTGAGAAGTTGGCAGGCTCAGGGGTTAAAGTAGGAAAATTCAGAGCAGATGGTGAACACAAGGAGTTTGCTAAGCAAGAGTTGCAGCTTGGAAGCTTCCCCACCGTACTGTTTTTCCCCAAACACTCTTCTAGGCCAATCAAATACCCCTCTGAGAAAAGAGACGTTGATTCACTGATGGCTTTTGTAAATGCCCTCAGATGA
- the LOC119989640 gene encoding 5'-adenylylsulfate reductase 2, chloroplastic-like isoform X2: MASLISSSSTAISGSNFARSGASYELKVSQIGSFRVSDRPRAHNLSHRRLSVKALNAEPKRSDSVAPLAATAIAAPPELEEKIEVEDYDQLAKELENASPLEIMDKALEKFGNDIAIAFSGAEDVALIEYAHLTGRPFRVFSLDTGRLNPETYQFFDKVEKHYGIRIEYMFPDAVEVQALVRNKGLYSFYEDGHQECCRVRKVRPLRRALKGLRAWITGQRKDQSPGTRSEIPIVQVDPVFEGMDGGIGSLVKWNPAANVDGKDIWNFLRAMNIPVNSLHLQGYVSIGCEPCTRPVLPGQHEREGRWWWEDAKAKECGLHKGNLKLDDAAQLNGNGNGAAKANGTATIPDIFNSQNLVTLSRTGIENLAKLEERKEPWIVVLYAPWCQFCQAMEGSYVELAEKLAGSGVKVGKFRADGEHKEFAKQELQLGSFPTVLFFPKHSSRPIKYPSEKRDVDSLMAFVNALR, from the exons ATGGCGTCTCTTATCTCGTCTTCTTCTACTGCGATTTCTGGTTCCAATTTTGCACGTTCTGGTGCCTCCTACGAGCTTAAAg tttcGCAGATTGGTTCGTTCCGGGTATCAGACCGACCGCGTGCTCACAATCTGTCTCATCGACGGTTGTCTGTGAAGGCGCTGAATGCAGAGCCCAAACGGAGCGATTCGGTTGCTCCTCTTGCAGCGACCGCCATTGCTGCTCCTCCTG aattggaagaaaaaataGAGGTGGAGGACTATGATCAATTGGCCAAGGAGCTCGAGAACGCCTCTCCTCTCGAAATCATGGATAAAGCGCTAGAAAAATTCGGCAACGACATCGCTATTGCTTTCAG TGGTGCTGAAGATGTTGCTCTTATAGAGTATGCACATTTAACTGGCCGGCCTTTTAGAGTGTTCAGCTTGGATACTGGTAGATTGAACCCAGAAACTTATCAATTCTTCGACAAAGTTGAGAAGCACTACGGCATTCGGATTGAGTACATGTTCCCTGATGCTGTGGAAGTTCAAGCCTTAGTAAGGAACAAGGGGCTGTACTCTTTCTATGAGGATGGACACCAAGAGTGCTGCCGTGTGAGGAAGGTGAGACCTCTTAGGAGGGCTCTTAAGGGGCTGCGAGCCTGGATCACCGGTCAGAGGAAGGATCAGTCCCCTGGTACCCGATCTGAAATTCCCATTGTTCAGGTTGACCCAGTTTTTGAAGGTATGGATGGTGGAATTGGCAGCTTAGTGAAGTGGAACCCGGCAGCAAATGTTGATGGAAAAGACATCTGGAACTTCCTTCGAGCCATGAACATTCCTGTTAATTCATTGCATTTACAAGGGTATGTCTCAATTGGTTGTGAACCATGCACAAGACCAGTCCTTCCAGGGCAGCACGAGAGAGAAGGACGATGGTGGTGGGAGGATGCCAAGGCAAAGGAGTGCGGACTTCACAAAGGAAATCTTAAACTGGATGATGCTGCCCAACTCAATGGCAATGGAAATGGAGCTGCCAAAGCCAATGGAACTGCCACAATTCCTGATATTTTCAATTCACAGAATTTGGTCACCTTGAGCAGGACTGGAATTGAAAATTTGGCAAAgcttgaagaaagaaaagaaccaTGGATTGTTGTGCTCTATGCACCATGGTGCCAATTCTGCCAGGCAATGGAAGGATCGTATGTTGAATTGGCTGAGAAGTTGGCAGGCTCAGGGGTTAAAGTAGGAAAATTCAGAGCAGATGGTGAACACAAGGAGTTTGCTAAGCAAGAGTTGCAGCTTGGAAGCTTCCCCACCGTACTGTTTTTCCCCAAACACTCTTCTAGGCCAATCAAATACCCCTCTGAGAAAAGAGACGTTGATTCACTGATGGCTTTTGTAAATGCCCTCAGATGA
- the LOC119989208 gene encoding rhamnogalacturonate lyase-like, giving the protein MAKKKLSLITQGSYVILDNGLVRLTILKPQGYLTGIKYGGMDNLLDLKSNESSRGYWDVNWSLPGGQDRYQLVSGAEYSVIHRSNDQIEVSFKKTYNPSTPGHNLPLSIDTRYALRSDVTGFNCYAIYEVPPGSPAFDLAQTRMVFKLRREKFHYITISDQKQRVMPMPEDLLPGRGKQLIVPESVLLVNPINPDLKGEVDDKYQYSMDNKDGGVHGWISSDPIIGFWVIFPSNEFRNGGPTKQELTVHTGPNCLAMFHGTHFIGDDILAHFQDGETWRKVFGPFFVYLNSTPNVSNAYNLWIDAKKQRLVEEAAWPYDFVSTPYYLTAKERGSATGRLFVQERFVSGNLIPAKYAYVGLSAARTEGAWQTESKGYQFWVQTDANGNFTIKNVIPGVYGLHGWVPGFIGDYLDNAPVTISAGSNTLLGNLTYTPIRDGPTVWEIGFPDRTAIGFYVPDVNPMYVNKLFKSHEKFRQYGLWDRYTDIYPDTDQIFTIGVSDPKKDWFFAHVDRRGADNEYLPTTWTIKFNIDSVISGTYKLRLAMASVTRTDLKVHVNVIDTQHLVFQVMNLGTDNAICRHGIHGLYRFYSIDIPSTLLVKGDNSLFLVLARGGDSLCGILYDYMRLEAPASSGRIKEIEEQKQGREMDRCLVYNLSFED; this is encoded by the exons ATGGCAAAGAAAAAATTGAGCTTGATCACCCAAGGTTCATAT GTGATTCTGGATAATGGTTTGGTAAGGCTCACAATACTGAAGCCTCAAGGGTATTTAACAGGAATTAAGTATGGAGGAATGGACAACCTTCTTGATCTCAAGTCAAATGAATCCAGTAGAGG ATATTGGGATGTCAACTGGAGTTTGCCAGGCGGTCAGGACCGATACCAACT AGTAAGCGGGGCTGAATACAGTGTTATTCATAGGAGTAATGACCAAATAGAGGTTTCATTCAAGAAAACATACAATCCATCAACTCCTGGGCATAATTTGCCACTCAGCATTGATACCAG GTATGCTTTGAGGAGTGATGTTACAGGATTCAACTGCTATGCTATATATGAGGTTCCTCCCGGATCTCCTGCTTTTGATCTTGCTCAGACAAGGATGGTGTTTAAACTGCGACGAGAAAA GTTCCATTACATAACAATCTCGGATCAGAAGCAAAGGGTAATGCCAATGCCAGAGGATCTACTTCCAGGTAGAGGCAAGCAGCTAATCGTACCCGAGTCAGTTCTGTTGGTTAATCCCATCAATCCTGATCTAAAGGGCGAG GTAGATGATAAGTACCAGTACTCAATGGACAACAAAGATGGGGGAGTCCACGGATGGATAAGTTCAGACCCCATTATTGGTTTTTGGGTCATCTTCCCTAGCAATGAGTTTCGAAATGGAGGTCCTACGAAACAAGAACTCACAGTCCACACAGGTCCAAACTGCCTTGCT ATGTTTCATGGAACTCACTTTATCGGAGATGATATATTAGCGCATTTTCAAGACGGAGAGACATGGAGGAAAGTGTTTGGTCCCTTCTTTGTATACCTTAATTCAACTCCAAATGTATCAAATGCATATAACTTATGGATAGATGCAAAGAAGCAG AGGCTGGTTGAAGAGGCAGCATGGCCATATGATTTTGTCTCAACACCCTACTATCTCACTGCTAAAGAGCGTGGCTCGGCAACTGGAAGATTATTTGTCCAAGAGCG GTTTGTTTCTGGTAATTTGATCCCAGCCAAATATGCATACGTTGGTCTATCCGCTGCACGAACTGAAGGAGCCTGGCAAACAGAAAGTAAG GGTTATCAGTTTTGGGTACAAACAGACGCAAACGGGAATTTCACAATCAAGAATGTTATCCCAGGTGTTTATGGACTACACGGTTGGGTTCCTGGATTCATCGGTGATTACCTTGACAATGCACCTGTCACAATTTCTGCAG GATCGAACACGCTGCTTGGCAATCTGACATATACTCCAATCAGGGATGGTCCAACTGTATGGGAGATAGGCTTCCCTGATCGCACAGCGATTGGTTTCTATGTTCCTGATGTGAACCCTATGTATGTCAACAAGTTGTTTAAGAGCCATGAGAA GTTTAGGCAATATGGATTATGGGACAGGTACACTGATATATACCCTGATACAGATCAGATCTTCACTATAGGCGTCAGTGACCCGAAAAAGGACTGGTTCTTTGCTCATGTAGACAG AAGGGGTGCTGATAACGAGTACCTTCCAACAACATGGACAATCAAGTTTAATATTGATTCAGTAATCAGTGGAACTTACAAGCTCAGATTGGCCATGGCATCGGTGACCCGTACTGATCTGAAG GTGCATGTCAATGTGATAGACACACAACACCTAGTGTTCCAAGTGATGAATTTGGGAACAGATAATGCAATTTGCCGTCATGGCATTCATGGACTGTATCGATTTTATAGCATCGATATTCCGTCCACATTGTTGGTTAAGGGAGACAACTCCTTGTTTCTTGTACTGGCCAGGGGTGGAGATTCACTTTGTGGAATCCTGTATGATTATATGAGGCTGGAAGCTCCTGCATCTTCTGGAAGAATAAAGGAGATAGAAGAACAGAAGCAGGGCAGAGAGATGGACAGATGCCTTGTTTATAATCTCAGCTTTGAAGACTAG
- the LOC119989211 gene encoding uncharacterized protein LOC119989211 has protein sequence MKESLEGESSIRYRRARLRQIHQDSPADTSLKSSMVRPYVRSKMPRLRWTSDLHQCFVHAVERLGGEDRATPKMVLQIMDVKGLTISHVKSHLQMYRSMKHEQMIQEAAMAAKSNGKAHSNYLSHLVPICCKQINHQPEYEDSIDEDAFFYQRRGVNHTDEALDNGSRMPALRQEKQKMCDEKGASEPKPTFTYEEILTGQGWEQRPYDHSYIIFKDLLRLCPNSQLEIKKQEKVSSEGPGGGDDQRNKHDQRVEEGVDRVVDGDKMSPSLKWRDSHHQLPLLKLSRLDRSSDVNDVSLELTLA, from the exons ATGAAGGAATCACTAGAAGGTGAGAGCTCCATTAGGTATAGGAGAGCTAGACTACGTCAAATTCACCAAGATTCCCCGGCTGATACAAGCTTGAAATCGAGTATGGTTCGGCCTTATGTTCGATCGAAAATGCCTAGGCTTCGATGGACTTCTGATCTTCACCAATGCTTTGTTCATGCAGTTGAAAGACTCGGTGGCGAAGACA GAGCGACACCAAAGATGGTGTTACAGATAATGGATGTGAAGGGGCTAACCATTTCGCACGTTAAGAGCCATCTTCAG ATGTACAGGAGCATGAAGCATGAACAGATGATACAAG AAGCAGCTATGGCAGCAAAAAGTAATGGAAAGGCTCATTCAAACTACTTGTCACATTTAGTTCCAATCTGTTGCAAGCAAATCAATCATCAGCCAGAATATGAGGACTCCATTGATGAAGATGCTTTCTTCTATCAACGACGTGGTGTTAATCACACTGATGAAGCTCTAGATAATGGTTCTAGAATGCCAGCATTAAG gcaagagaaacaaaaaatgtgCGATGAAAAAGGAGCGTCCGAACCCAAACCAACCTTCACCTATGAAGAAATATTGACTGGACAAGGATGGGAGCAGAGACCTTATGATCATTCTTACATCATCTTCAAGGACCTGCTCAGACTATGCCCTAATTCCCAG CTGGAGATAAAGAAGCAAGAAAAGGTGTCATCTGAAGGTCCTGGTGGTGGTGATGACCAGAGGAATAAACATGATCAAAGAGTAGAAGAGGGAGTTGATAGAGTAGTAGATGGTGACAAAATGTCTCCATCACTAAAGTGGAGAGATTCTCATCATCAGTTGCCATTGTTGAAACTGAGCAGATTAGATAGGAGTTCAGATGTCAATGATGTCTCTCTTGAGCTTACTCTTGCTTGA
- the LOC119987973 gene encoding glycine-rich cell wall structural protein 2-like codes for MTASAKSLCMFVLLFLLSINASALSGNGNVGDHDEGDYCSYRSWRSCGSFFGRGGKGFGGGEGGDGVGFGHGEGYGAGAGVGGNDGGGVGAGGGGGGGEGGNGEGSGYGSGFGAGVGVGGDGGAGGGGGGGGRGWGSNGGGYGHGSGYGAGMGFGNNGGGGGGGGGGGGGGNGGEGYGHGEGGGVSGSGGGGGGRGWGSNGGGYGHGSGYGAGMGFGSNGGGGGGGGGGSGNGGEGYGHGEGGGVSGSGGSTGVKGGGHGNNGKGNGINIGFGMGMGFGFGMGSNIGSDDAPNNSDNVSP; via the coding sequence ATGACTGCCTCTGCTAAATCTTTATGCatgtttgttcttctttttcttttgagcaTTAATGCTAGTGCTTTGAGTGGTAATGGTAATGTTGGTGATCATGATGAGGGCGACTATTGTTCTTATAGGAGTTGGAGAAGCTGTGGAAGTTTTTTTGGTAGAGGTGGCAAAGGTTTTGGTGGTGGTGAAGGAGGAGATGGTGTTGGGTTTGGCCATGGTGAAGGATATGGAGCAGGAGCTGGTGTAGGAGGTAACGACGGTGGTGGTGTTGGTgctggaggtggaggaggaggtggtgaagGTGGGAATGGTGAAGGATCCGGCTATGGAAGTGGTTTTGGCGCAGGTGTTGGTGTAGGAGGTGATGGAGGTgcaggtggtggtggaggaggaggaggaagaggatggGGTTCTaatggtggaggatatggacATGGAAGTGGTTATGGTGCTGGGATGGGTTTTGGGAAcaatggaggtggaggtggaggaggaggtggaggcgGAGGCGGCGGCAATGGTGGTGAAGGATATGGACATGGAGAAGGTGGGGGTGTAAGTGgaagtggtggtggaggaggaggaagaggatggGGTTCTaatggtggaggatatggacATGGAAGTGGTTATGGTGCTGGGATGGGTTTTGGGAGCAATGGAGGTGGAGGCGGAGGCGGAGGTGGAGGTAGCGGCAATGGTGGTGAAGGATATGGACATGGAGAAGGTGGGGGTGTAAGTGGAAGTGGTGGCTCAACCGGGGTGAAAGGTGGTGGGCATGGAAATAATGGCAAGGGAAATGGGATCAATATAGGGTTTGGAATGGGCATGGGCTTTGGGTTTGGCATGGGAAGCAATATTGGGAGTGATGATGCACCCAACAACAGTGACAATGTTTCCCCCTAA